The following are from one region of the Bacteroides sp. genome:
- a CDS encoding (Fe-S)-binding protein, whose translation MEVGIFIPCFIDQFLPETGMSMVKVLKHIRVKPLYNPEQTCCGQIAFNGGYWDEAKHVAEKFIRDFAQYKYVVGPSASCIGMVKKYYPQMFDNSALHNENRWLGKKIYELTDFLVNVARVDNIGGRFEAKITFHDSCAALREYGLKDEPRKLLSHIDGLEIVEMKDLDVCCGFGGTFAVKHEAISTAMAEQKVQHALDTGAKFIVSTEASCLMHLDGYIKKHQLSIETLHIADLLARSISVQ comes from the coding sequence ATGGAAGTCGGAATTTTTATTCCCTGCTTTATTGACCAATTTCTCCCGGAAACGGGGATGAGCATGGTGAAGGTGCTGAAGCACATACGGGTAAAGCCCCTTTACAACCCCGAGCAAACCTGCTGTGGTCAGATCGCCTTTAATGGCGGCTACTGGGATGAGGCTAAACATGTCGCAGAAAAGTTTATCCGCGACTTTGCTCAGTACAAATATGTCGTAGGCCCCTCTGCCTCCTGTATCGGGATGGTGAAGAAATACTACCCGCAGATGTTTGACAACTCAGCACTTCATAACGAGAACAGGTGGCTCGGGAAGAAAATTTATGAACTGACTGATTTCCTGGTAAACGTGGCCAGGGTGGATAATATTGGTGGGCGATTTGAGGCGAAGATCACCTTTCACGACTCCTGTGCTGCTCTCCGGGAATATGGCTTAAAAGATGAGCCACGGAAGCTGTTGTCGCACATTGACGGCCTTGAGATCGTTGAGATGAAGGACCTTGATGTCTGTTGTGGGTTTGGAGGAACATTTGCCGTAAAGCACGAAGCCATCAGCACAGCCATGGCAGAACAAAAGGTCCAGCATGCGCTGGATACCGGTGCAAAATTCATTGTCTCAACAGAGGCCTCTTGTCTGATGCATCTTGACGGGTACATAAAAAAACATCAGCTTTCCATTGAAACCCTTCACATTGCCGATCTGCTGGCCAGGAGCATTTCGGTGCAATAA
- a CDS encoding YciI family protein → MKGRILIIFLLAFLGCENTKTSQEPVYDQALAEQLGADEMGMKNYTLVILKTGPAVIEDKALRDSLFAGHFSNMSKMSDAGKLILAGPLAQNEQTYRGIFILDTISEEEIRELLSGDPTIANGIFEVELFTWYGSAALPSYLEVQKKIQKQEL, encoded by the coding sequence ATGAAAGGTCGTATCTTGATTATTTTTCTGCTGGCCTTCCTGGGATGTGAAAACACAAAAACCAGCCAGGAGCCGGTTTACGATCAGGCCCTGGCTGAACAGCTCGGGGCCGATGAAATGGGCATGAAGAACTACACCCTCGTGATCCTGAAAACTGGCCCGGCAGTCATTGAAGACAAAGCCCTGCGCGACAGCCTGTTTGCCGGGCATTTCTCGAATATGAGCAAAATGTCGGATGCAGGGAAACTGATCCTTGCTGGTCCCCTTGCCCAAAATGAACAGACCTACAGGGGCATTTTCATCCTTGACACAATCTCTGAGGAAGAAATCAGGGAGCTGCTTAGCGGTGACCCCACCATCGCCAATGGAATCTTTGAAGTGGAATTGTTTACCTGGTATGGCTCTGCTGCACTGCCCAGTTATTTGGAGGTCCAAAAAAAAATTCAGAAACAGGAATTATAA
- a CDS encoding sugar phosphate nucleotidyltransferase, with protein MNLTLLVLAAGKGSRYGGMKQLDRVGPSGETIMDYSVYDAIRAGFNKVVFVIRRSFEQEFREVFVERLKDKIQVELAFQELDNLPMEVNFAPDREKPWGTGHAIWVAGHLINEPFAMINADDFYGFSAYDTMARYLKTQVSKSTGLYAMAGYLLENTLSDHGKVARGICKVDANGFLDNVKEHNAIRRLEDGRIVSEDNGDKLTTLNPDDIVSMNFWGFGTDLFPHLEEKLLYFMKVNAFDLKAEFFIPKVVDELVSKGKAKVRVLPCDASWFGVTYREDKEKVMESIRLMIDSGAYPDNLWA; from the coding sequence ATGAACTTAACATTATTGGTGCTTGCAGCAGGCAAGGGCAGTCGTTACGGGGGTATGAAGCAACTGGACCGTGTGGGTCCTTCTGGCGAAACCATTATGGACTATTCGGTTTATGATGCCATCAGGGCAGGTTTTAATAAAGTGGTTTTCGTGATCCGCCGCAGTTTTGAGCAGGAATTCAGAGAAGTCTTTGTTGAAAGACTCAAAGATAAGATACAGGTCGAACTGGCTTTTCAGGAACTGGATAACCTCCCCATGGAAGTAAATTTTGCTCCGGACAGGGAGAAACCCTGGGGTACTGGTCACGCCATTTGGGTTGCCGGACACCTGATCAACGAGCCTTTTGCTATGATCAATGCCGATGACTTTTACGGCTTTAGCGCTTACGATACGATGGCCAGGTACCTGAAGACGCAGGTGTCGAAAAGCACGGGTTTATACGCCATGGCCGGATATTTGCTTGAAAACACCCTGTCTGATCACGGAAAAGTGGCAAGGGGTATTTGTAAGGTGGATGCCAATGGTTTCCTTGACAATGTGAAGGAACACAATGCCATCCGCAGGCTTGAAGACGGCCGGATCGTGAGTGAGGACAATGGGGATAAACTGACAACCCTGAACCCGGATGATATAGTATCCATGAATTTCTGGGGTTTTGGTACGGATCTTTTCCCGCACCTCGAAGAAAAGCTGTTGTATTTTATGAAGGTGAATGCATTTGACCTTAAAGCCGAATTTTTCATCCCCAAGGTTGTTGATGAACTGGTGAGCAAAGGGAAGGCAAAAGTTCGGGTATTGCCTTGCGATGCTTCCTGGTTTGGGGTTACTTACCGGGAAGATAAGGAAAAGGTGATGGAGTCCATTCGTCTAATGATTGATTCAGGAGCTTATCCTGATAACCTCTGGGCATAA
- a CDS encoding cold shock domain-containing protein: MKTGTVKFFNELKGFGFIKDSESEKEYFVHATGLIDKVREADEVTYELQEGKKGLNAVNVRLA, from the coding sequence ATGAAAACTGGAACAGTAAAGTTCTTCAATGAACTTAAAGGCTTTGGATTCATCAAAGATTCAGAATCAGAAAAAGAGTATTTTGTGCACGCAACCGGTCTGATCGACAAGGTCAGAGAAGCTGATGAAGTGACTTATGAACTTCAGGAAGGCAAAAAAGGTTTGAATGCTGTGAATGTACGTCTCGCGTAA
- the coaW gene encoding type II pantothenate kinase, which translates to MILGIDIGGSTTKIVGVKDGKIIEPLTVEAKDPIASASGALGKFLSVNKLSLGTIEKVIITGVGASFITDDLLGLPVEKIEEFKALGYGGLFLSGLKKAIIVSMGTGTAFVKANQSCIQHLGGTGVGGGTILGLSKAMVNLSSFDTILETARTGRPDPVDLSVGDISRTEVGNLPSTITASNFGKMTDQATKNDITRGILTMVFQVIGMLAIFAARAEKDQDIVLSGKLVNIFQAQKTFSELGRIYNVKFHVPDHAEYCTAIGAGISANLDNFILGK; encoded by the coding sequence ATGATTTTAGGAATCGACATTGGAGGAAGTACTACCAAGATTGTAGGGGTCAAAGACGGAAAGATCATTGAACCCTTAACCGTTGAAGCCAAAGACCCGATTGCTTCCGCTTCAGGAGCACTGGGAAAGTTTTTGAGCGTAAACAAATTAAGCCTCGGGACCATTGAAAAGGTAATCATTACGGGAGTCGGGGCTTCTTTCATCACCGATGACCTGTTGGGCCTTCCTGTTGAAAAGATTGAAGAATTTAAGGCTTTGGGTTATGGCGGATTATTTCTTTCAGGACTCAAGAAAGCCATCATTGTCAGCATGGGCACAGGTACCGCGTTTGTTAAAGCCAACCAGAGCTGTATCCAGCATTTGGGCGGAACTGGCGTAGGCGGGGGTACAATCCTGGGCCTTTCGAAAGCCATGGTGAATCTAAGCAGTTTCGATACGATCCTCGAAACGGCCCGTACAGGCAGGCCAGACCCCGTTGACCTCAGCGTAGGTGACATCTCGCGTACTGAAGTAGGAAACCTGCCCAGCACCATTACCGCTTCCAATTTTGGTAAAATGACTGACCAGGCCACCAAAAACGATATTACACGGGGCATCCTGACCATGGTGTTCCAGGTCATTGGGATGCTGGCTATTTTTGCCGCAAGGGCGGAGAAAGACCAGGATATCGTCCTTAGTGGTAAACTAGTCAATATCTTCCAGGCACAAAAAACTTTTTCTGAACTCGGGAGAATCTATAATGTGAAATTTCATGTTCCCGATCATGCTGAATATTGCACTGCTATTGGCGCAGGCATCTCAGCCAATCTTGACAATTTCATCCTCGGCAAGTAA
- the rlmB gene encoding 23S rRNA (guanosine(2251)-2'-O)-methyltransferase RlmB, with translation MENYIFGLRPLLEALEKGERPEKVLIQQGLIGENYQQMFQIIREEKIPFQMVPIEKLNRVTRKNHQGVIAFISLISYQPLHQLLPMIYEQGELPLLILLDRVTDVRNLGAIARSAECFGVHALVIPDKGSAPVNADAIKTSAGALSRLPVCREGNILETIAFLKASGMKVIAATEKSRQEVSNADLTGPLAIIMGSEDKGISPLLQKMADQAVSIPMTGKTASLNVSVAAGILLYEVSRQRLGK, from the coding sequence TTGGAAAATTATATTTTCGGTCTACGCCCCCTTCTGGAAGCGCTGGAAAAGGGTGAAAGGCCAGAGAAGGTGCTGATTCAGCAGGGCCTTATTGGCGAGAATTACCAGCAGATGTTTCAGATCATCCGCGAGGAGAAAATTCCTTTTCAGATGGTCCCTATTGAGAAACTAAACCGTGTGACCCGCAAAAATCACCAGGGTGTTATTGCTTTTATCTCACTCATCAGCTATCAGCCCCTGCATCAGCTTTTACCAATGATTTACGAACAGGGTGAGTTGCCACTGCTGATATTGCTTGACCGGGTTACCGACGTGCGTAACCTGGGGGCCATAGCCCGTTCAGCGGAATGTTTCGGGGTCCACGCCCTGGTCATCCCCGACAAGGGAAGTGCTCCGGTCAATGCCGATGCCATCAAGACCTCGGCAGGGGCCCTTTCAAGGCTGCCAGTCTGCCGTGAGGGAAATATCCTGGAAACCATCGCCTTTCTGAAGGCAAGCGGCATGAAGGTAATCGCTGCCACAGAGAAAAGTCGACAGGAAGTCTCTAATGCTGATCTGACAGGCCCTTTGGCCATCATCATGGGCTCTGAAGATAAGGGCATTTCGCCGCTTCTGCAAAAAATGGCTGATCAGGCAGTATCCATTCCGATGACAGGGAAGACAGCATCACTGAACGTTTCAGTCGCCGCAGGCATCCTGCTTTATGAGGTCAGCCGTCAGCGGCTGGGAAAGTAA